GGATCACATCAAGCACACTGCCAATTGTTACACTGTCTTTTTCAAGTTCGGTAACCACCGCGGCAGAATCCACCAGTTGTTTCGCTAATAGGGTAATTTTTTGTACGGTGAGCTCCACGCCCTGTTGGCCCGATTGAGCATTATCATGAGTTTGACTGGCTTTAGTGGCCGCCAATTCAGTATTTTTAGCAATTTCGTCAATGGTCGCGCCCATTTCAGTAATCGCCGTCGCAACCATCTGTCTCATTTAGTTGGCGTAACACCCCCTCCGATGCCAAAGAAGCATTGTCAGATAATTCATGGCATGACACGTTCATCGCATCAACAGACTCATTAACTTGCTCAATCAGTTCCTGAAAAGAAAGCAACATACGGTTAAAATGATGCGACACCCGTGCTAACTCATCTTGACCAGATTCATCACAGCGCAGAGATAAATCTTTATTTTTTTTCAATGGTCGAAATCACAGCAGTAATATTATCTACTGGCACCATAATACTGCGGATAATCATTAAGGTAACAACGACGAGTATTACGGTGATAATTAAAAAGATAATAATAGATAACACCATACTTTGATATTCGGCATCGGCAATATATGCATTGGCTTGCTGATTAAGTTGACGAGTATTATCTTCTGTTGTTTGAATAATTTGACGCAGGTCATCCATTTTCCCTTCGGTTTCCTTTAAGCCAAATTGCTGCTCTTTGGCCACTAGAAGTTTAAAGTCACCTTGGTACTGTTTAATTTTCTGTTCAAGCTGTTGAACGAGTTCACTGCTCAAACTAGAACTTGAAAGTGTCTGCACAAATTTATCAATATTTTCATCAAAGGTTTTAACATACTTCATATCACGACGAAGCATAAAATCTTTTTCATTTCGACGTAACTGCAGCATGATAACCGTAATCGAATCTTGGCTATTTAATGCAAGTTCTTGCTCTACGTTATGAACGGCTTCTCGTAACTGTCCATACAGTCCCGACGTTGGGGTTAGGCCTATTTCTGTTTGTAACTCTACAATGTTACTAAATACATTTTGGTATTGGGTTAAGCTTTGCTCTAAATTATCTAAATGTTGAGTGTCTATACTTCGTGATTGTAATGAGTCATCAACTTGTTTAATTAATGCGAATACATTTGTGATGATTTTTTTGTGGTTGGCCACATATTTCATATCTAAGCGAGCAAAGAAATCTTTTTCGTCTTTACGAAGTTCTAGAATTTGCTTTTCGACCTCAATAATATTTTTCGACGCCATCGATAAATCGGTTTGAACAGAAGCGGTGTAACGCTGTAAGCCAAACATGGACACTATTGCAGTCAACGACACCATTGCACTGATAATAAGTTTTGAACGGATAAACATATATTGACCACCTAGAGGATAATTATTGTTATTAAAGTGCTTAATAAATATAGTGGATAAAAGATCAGATGCTAATAAAGTTAGATATTATTTGCTGGTGTCTACTTATCGGCACCAGGAACATCAACTGTAGTGTTATCTAATATGCATGACGTCCTGACTCAATTAACAATCAACGCTATGCGTGACTAAACCTCAATACAGACACATAAGCCGTTAAAGTAATGAACGTTTTAATGATGACCAACGGATTAAACATCCGAGACTTCCCCTTCAACAAAACCGCCTTAATATGATGCTCAGATGATTTATTTTTTTCCTCTCTAAACCTTTTACCTACTTGCGTCTGTCAAATAACCACACAATGATAATGAAAACATTGCAACATTAAGGATGCACAATATTAATCAGCCAATTTCAGAGCCCTTGAACCATCTAGAGGCACTTGACGATAATCAATTAGTTGCCATTGCGACTTTGGGTTGTCAACAGGCATTCGAACAACTATATCGGCGACACCATCAACGTGTTTACGCCATCTGTTTTCGTCTCAGTGGCCAAACAAGCTTAGCTGATGATATTACTCAAATTTGTTTCATTCGTTTATGGCATAAATTGGATCAATTTAGAGGCGATAGCCAATTTACTACCTGGTTACATCGCTTATGTGTCCACCAAGCCATTAACGAGCTAAAGGCACAACAATCATGGTGGCGACGTTATTTACCGACAGAACAACTTGACCCATCCAATATCCCCTCGGTGACGTTTGATGATTATCATCTATTAGATAAATGCATCGCCAAGTTACCGCAACGTACTCGAATCGTGTTTGTATTGTGTGCTGTTGAAGGCTACCAACATAAAGAAATCGCCGCCCTGCTCAATATTGCCGAAGGAACCAGCAAAGCCCAGTTCCATAATGCCAAACAATTATTACAGGAGATGCTTGCATGAATAAGTCAGCGCAAGACCTCGATAACCTAATCAAGTCATTACCTTTAGAAATAGAGTCGACAAGCGATTTGTGGCCAGCGATAGCATCGCAGTTAGGTCCTCAATATCCACAAAAAAATCTGCAGCGCTACTGGCTTATCGCCGCGAGTGTTACGATTTTTTCTTTATTGGCCTTGCTGATGTGGCAACGCCCGGATGAGAGTTCATTATTGCCACAAACGGCTGCACTAACGGCAACCATGCCACAATCCACTGTGAATACCGAGGTCAGCCTAGCAACACCCTCAACCCAAACAGAAGCAACATTAGCTGAGCTGGTTGATCAAATAGCCTTAACTCATCAAAGCCAATTACAAGCTTTTAATCAAAATCAATACACAGTGAGTTGGCAACTATCATCAACTGATGCACCACAACAACTGCAAGCTGATATTAGCCAAGCACTAGCCGAGCTGGATATCGCCTCAAAACAAGTACAAGCAGCATTGAAGCAACAACCGACTAATCAACAAATGTGGCAACTATGGCGCTGGATCATGCAACGCCAAATCAACCTATTACAGCAAGGTCAAAAACTGCCATTTATATCCAAGCAAGCATCACAAGGAAATACAATATGAACATGGCTAAATACGTGTTAATCGTGCCGTTAATCGGTATCAGTTTTATGTCAATGGCCAAAGAAACCGTTGACCAGCAATTAACTGTCACTGATAACCCTTCGGTCAGCGTTAAAATACAACGAGGTAATGTTGAACTGGTCAGTTGGGACAAAAATAGCATTCAGATCAAAGGTGAACTTGATGAATTAAGCCAAGGCTTATTATTTGAGGTTAAAGGCAATAGCGTAATTGTCGAAGATAAATTACCTCGCAGCTATCAGGGCAGTAATCAACAAGGGTCACAACTGACCATTTACCTTCCGAAACAGCTTGGCTTAGATGCAGAGGGAGTATCTGCAAGTTATCAATTAGCGCAACTTGATGGCCAGATATCATTAGCCGTTGTTAGCGGAAGTATTACGGCTAAACAACTTAGCGGTAATACTAAACTCACCACAGTGTCAGGCAATATTAATACCTCTGAGTTAGCCGGAAAAATTAACCTCGAAACCGTTTCAGGCGATATCACAGACAACAATAGTCAGGGCGAAGCTGAACTGCGCTTAGTCAGTGGCGAACTAAAAAGTCAAAGCGCCTTTACACAGTTAACTGTCGATCAAGTCTCTGGTGACATCAGCGTCACAGTTAATCAAGTCACTGAGTTGAATGTTGTTACGATCAGTGGTGATGCAAAATTGACTCTCGGGGGAGAGTTAAACAAAGCCCAACTCGAAACCATAAGTGGAGATATGGCACTAACCTTTACGGCTATACCTAACAGCAGTTTTATGATTGATGGCGGCCCTGGTGGCAAAATTAATAATCAATTAACCGATGACAAACCGCTAAAACAAAAGTACTCACCGAGCAAAACCTTGCAATTCAAAACTCTAACAGGTGCAGGCCAGGTGAATATCAATACCATTAGTGGCAAAATCAGTCTAACTCAATAAGTGTAGACAACATTAGCTCGAGGTAAGCGATGCTTATAAAAGACGATTCCCTCGCAATTGATTTTGTATTTGAGTAGAAAGTGCTTTGCCATGAGCAGATAAAAAAAGGCCCGGTAATCATCATATGGTGACAACCGGGCATTTTTATATATTCAAATGATAACTACACAGACTTGACTTCAGCAGCGGTTAAAAAGCGCCATTCACCTGCAGCTAAGTCAGTATTTAACTCAATACCACCTACCGCTTCGCGGTGTAAATTAACCACTCTATTACCCACCGCGGCAAACATGCGTTTCACTTGATGGTACTTACCTTCGCTTATCGTCAATCGCACATGAGTTGGGTCAATAATATCGAGCAAAGCAGGCTTAGTCAGCCCATCTTCATTACGCAGTTCAACCCCATCAGCAAAGACTTGGATCAAACTGGCATCAATAGGTTCGGCTAATTCAACTAAGTAGCGTTTACCACAATCTTTCTTCGGTGAAGTGATTTTGTGCGACCATTGTCCATCGCTGGTGATTAACACTAATCCAGTGGTGTCGACATCTAATCTACCGGCAATATGTAAGGTGTCCATTTTTTCAATATCAATTAAACTTAATACCGATGGATATTCCTCATCAATGGTTGAACAAATGGTGTCTACCGGTTTGTTTAACATGATGTAACGTTCACCAATGATGCTAATTAACGTGCCATCTAAATGTACTGCCATTTGTGGTAGTACTTTAAAACCTGAGTTTTTGACCACGACACCATCACAGGTAACATCACCACGATGCAAGGCTCTCTTGGCTAATGACCGGGTCAGTTCGGTACTTTCACAGATAAATTTGTCTAAACGCACAATGATTACTCAATCAAAAAATATTGGCACTATTATGCTGCTTACACACATAAATAGAAATCAATCACCGATATTTTTCACTACAACAGTCATTTTTAGTTACATATAGTCACAAAAAACCCCTTAAAAATGCACCTATGCGGCTTGTTTTATAGGCGGATAAGGCCGTAACATACAATTTATAATAAAAGTAATAGCTTTTCCCTTTGGATAAAGGGGTTATTGCTGGATTAAGTGACACTGATTGCAATGCCCCAATGAAGGGCTCTACAAATAAAGCAAAGGAAACAACATGAGAAAATTGGTTATTGGCGGTCTATGCGCCTCGTTAATTGCGGGCTTAAGTGCTTGTAGTAATGACAAGACAGTCGTTACGCCTGCTGCAGATGTAGCAAAAACGGCGACTGCTGCTGCAGTAGAAAAAGCACTTACGTCTGGTATCACGTTTGATAACATCGACAAGTCAGTGCGCCCCCAAGACGATTTCTACATGTATGTTAACGGCGCATGGATGAACAAAGCAGAAATCCCTGGCGACCGTACTAGTATTGGTGCTTTTTACGACTTACGTGAGAACGCACGTGATGATGTTAAAGCCATCATTGAAGATTTAAGCGCGACCCCAAATCTAGCCGATGGCACAGATGAACAGAAAGTGGCTGATTTATATCGCTCATTCATGGATGTTGAAACGCTTGATAAATTAGGTATTGCACCAATCCAAGCTGATTTAGATAAAATTGCAGCCCTGAAAGATAAAAAGAATTAACCGCCTTTTTTGGTGAAAATCAAGCAAACGGTGGTGGTACACCTTTAGCATTCTATATTGAAATTGATGCTAAAGACTCAAGCCGTTATGCCACACACATATTTGGCAATATGGTTTAAGCCTGCCAGAAAAAGATTACTACTTTAATCAAGAAGAACGCTTCGTCAATATCCGTAAAGCCTACGTTGAGCACATTGAAAAAATGTACAACCTTGCTGGCTTACCAAATGCAAAAGCCAACGCTGAAGCCATTCTTGCACTGGAAACTCAAATTGCAGAAAAGCATTGGGACGTTGTTGAAACGCGCGACAGCACTAAAACATACAATCTATACCAAGTTAAGAATCTGCCAGAATTGGCCTCAGAAATTAACTGGGATGGCTATTTAGCTGCGCTTGGCGGCGACAAGCAAACTGATATCATTATCAACCAACCAAGTTATATCCAAGGCTTAAACGAGGTAATTAAAAATAACGACCTTGATACTTGGAAAAACTACATGACTTGGATGGCATTAACTCATAATGCCAGCAATTTATCTCAAGCATTAGATAACGAG
The Shewanella vesiculosa DNA segment above includes these coding regions:
- a CDS encoding DUF4097 family beta strand repeat-containing protein, translated to MNMAKYVLIVPLIGISFMSMAKETVDQQLTVTDNPSVSVKIQRGNVELVSWDKNSIQIKGELDELSQGLLFEVKGNSVIVEDKLPRSYQGSNQQGSQLTIYLPKQLGLDAEGVSASYQLAQLDGQISLAVVSGSITAKQLSGNTKLTTVSGNINTSELAGKINLETVSGDITDNNSQGEAELRLVSGELKSQSAFTQLTVDQVSGDISVTVNQVTELNVVTISGDAKLTLGGELNKAQLETISGDMALTFTAIPNSSFMIDGGPGGKINNQLTDDKPLKQKYSPSKTLQFKTLTGAGQVNINTISGKISLTQ
- the rsuA gene encoding 16S rRNA pseudouridine(516) synthase RsuA produces the protein MRLDKFICESTELTRSLAKRALHRGDVTCDGVVVKNSGFKVLPQMAVHLDGTLISIIGERYIMLNKPVDTICSTIDEEYPSVLSLIDIEKMDTLHIAGRLDVDTTGLVLITSDGQWSHKITSPKKDCGKRYLVELAEPIDASLIQVFADGVELRNEDGLTKPALLDIIDPTHVRLTISEGKYHQVKRMFAAVGNRVVNLHREAVGGIELNTDLAAGEWRFLTAAEVKSV
- a CDS encoding RNA polymerase sigma factor, encoding MHNINQPISEPLNHLEALDDNQLVAIATLGCQQAFEQLYRRHHQRVYAICFRLSGQTSLADDITQICFIRLWHKLDQFRGDSQFTTWLHRLCVHQAINELKAQQSWWRRYLPTEQLDPSNIPSVTFDDYHLLDKCIAKLPQRTRIVFVLCAVEGYQHKEIAALLNIAEGTSKAQFHNAKQLLQEMLA